The sequence below is a genomic window from Haematobia irritans isolate KBUSLIRL chromosome 3, ASM5000362v1, whole genome shotgun sequence.
caccCTAGTATGCAGACAACGAATGTACTTCTTCCCACACTTCAAATTGATTGTGAACTTGGAATTTTTGTCCAGAATGAAAATGTCACCAGACAGACAATGTTTCATTATTATTTCCTTTGTTGACACTTGAATGAGGGTGTGCTGGCATTTGGCAATTGACACATTAACAAAGCCCATAATCCATgaccaaaagaaaatttaatcaaaataattCAAGTCAAATGAATTTTATGCTTCACTTAGATTTTGGGTCAAGTCTTTGGCAAACATCATAAACATTTACCATGGACGTCAatcagttcaataaaatcagaaTGTAGCCTAATGTTGATCtaatatttgtgtctttgatgaaatcaaaatataaaaaaaagtctTGGTCAAGTAGATTCTTGGCTTATGGTTTACATTGCGTAGGTTATTTATATCGATTTAAGGCAATAAGAATGATGTTCCTTGTGGCCGAATCGAATTTAtccccccaccatggattgtagtCTGCTAAAGGGAAACACTATGCACAATCGCAATACTCATGTCGTAGTTAGGGTAACAGCTTAGCATTacgcaaaatgtttttttagttttgagtTTGGTTGTTGTGAAAATTGCAATTCTCAAAACAACTTTACTCGGTGTCCCATTGTTATCATAAGATATTTAGTTAATGATATCTCAACTAACGGACAAAAGGACGGCCatgatttgattgaaatatatATGACACCCTGAAATAAAATCCTTAACTCTAAGTTCCTCGACTGCAGCAAGTCTTTAACGAAATGACtgaatatttgaatatttacTTAATACCAggtctgtggagtcgagccaattttgctcgactccgactccgactccgactccagcatttttcatcagctcgactccgactccgactccggagtcgactccgggtaatataactaaatctcattttagtaccactaatttgtagttctattgagggggtatatatgggatatatatatggatcgatataaagtatcgtatttatttttgtgtcaagaaaggtcttaatttcgcatttataccaattaaactctttatttcaaatttagggcaatgtttaataaataaaataatgatataaatacccatcataatatgagaagataccgacagtatatgtatttgtggacgaaaattattataaagggttatattcccatatgcatgaatttgaatctgatttagacaaaattgtatatacttctagaaaatctctgtacctaaaatttaaatctaacgttatgggacgtaacacaattatagcaaaaaataaaaatgcaaagaaagtctaaagtcgggcgggccgattgtaacatactctgcacaactttgtatttagatctacattttgataaaatctgaaatcagacttctacaaaatctcgtgcaatatttgggaaacattcataattttttatatagcaaaatttgagtcacttttaccagttttcgacttagcagtgagtatcagtaagaaaaaaatttgagatattttgctatataaataaaatgttgacaaattgttttatagaaataaaattttgaaaaaaatataaatagaaattttggaaaaatttttgtgtagtaaataaaagtttgcaaaattttctatagaaacaaaatttgaactaaattctctatataaataaatgtttgagacatttttctatataaataaatttttaccaaattttctataaaacaagtatatacagcactaagttcggccgggccgaatcttaaatacccaccaccatgaaccaaatattagggtttcctttgaaatttcaggagggattgaggacttgaggacacttcccgaagataaatttaaagatttcacctatgaggactatatcagattctggatttataagaaccatttttgtttgagttttagaggaatcattaacatctcttgtaagtgtgcaagaaaattataaaataacgtcttgctttgaaatcttaaatctgtagattttcacccgagaagtatctgaaatctgaaaattttacattgagtttcaagcaattttcatgatcagtgcgccttctataccctcaagaaatgaagtaggtctatatggaggcattaccaaaaggaccgataaaaacttaatccgatacacgtttttgggagcctaaaataatatttacaatttcaggcaaatcgcataaaaactacggattctagaaacccaagaagtaaaatcgggatatcggtctatatgggggctataccaaaacatgggccgatactcaccatttgtggcacacctctttatggtcctcaaatacctataaatttccaatttcagacaaactgtatttaaactacggattctataagccgaagaccccaaatcgggaggtcgttttatatggggaccataccaaaacatggaccgatactcacaatttttggcacacgtatttgtggtcctacaatacctctagatttccaatttcaggtaaattgaataaaaactgcggtttctataagcccaagaagtaaaatcgggagatcggtctaaatgggggctataccaaaatatggaccgatactcaccattttcggcacacctctttatggtcctaaaataccactagatttccaatttcaggcaaataggataaaaacttcggattctagaagcccaagaattaaaatcgggaaatcggtctatatgggggctataccaaatattgaccgatacttaccattttcggcacacctctttatgatcctaaaataccactagatttccaatttcagacaaattggataaaaactacggtttctataagctcaagaccccaaatcgggaggtccttttatatggggaccataccaaaacatggaccgatactcacaatttttggcatacgtatttgtggtcctacaatacttctagatttccaatttcaggtaaattgaataaaaactgcggtttctataagcccaagaagtaaaatcgggagatcggtctatatgggggctataccaaaatattttccgatactcacaatttttggcacacgtatttgtggtcttacaatacctctagatttccaatttcaggtaaattgaataaaaactgcggtttctataagcccaagaagtaaaatcgggagatcggtctatatgggggctataccaaaacatggaccgatactcaccatttttggcacacccctttatggtcataaaatacctctacatttctaatttcaggcaaattggataaaaactacgatttctataagcccaagaccccaaatcgggaggtcggtttatatggggactatatcaaaacctggaccgatatagcccatcttcgaacttgacctgcctgcagacaaaagacgagtttgtgcaaaatttcagcgcgattgcttcattattgaagactgtagcgtgattacaacagacagacagacagacagacagacagacagacagacagacggacagacggacatcgttatatcgtcttagaatttctccctgatcaagaatatatatactttatatagtcggaaattgatatttcgatgcgttacaaacggaatgacaaacttattatacccccgtcaccattctatggtggtgggtataaaaactatagtaaacaaattttgacaaaattttctatagaaataaaattttgaaaaaaatatcaatagaaatttttggaaaattttttgtgtagtaaataaaattttgcaaaattttctaaagaaataaaatgctgcaaaattttctatagaaagaaaatttagactaaattttctataaaaataaaatgttgactaaattttctatcgacataaaatgttgtataaattttgtataaaaaaaatctatagtaacaaaattttggcacaattttctatagaaaaaaaattgaaaaaattattaatagaaattttggaaaattttttgtgtaaataaaattttgcacaattttctatagaagcaaaattttggctaaattttctatagaaaaaaaaatttttgacaaaattttctacataaaaatatttttatacccaccaccatagaatggtgacaggggtataatagtttgtcatgtcgaagatgagctagatccgtccaggttttgatatagctcccatatcaaccgatcgcccgatttggggtcttgggcttataaaaaccgtagtttttatccaatttgccagaaattggaaacctagaggtattctagggctataaggaggagtgctgaaaatggtgattatcggaccctgttttaatatagctcccatatagacagaactcccgattttatttcttgagcttctagtatccgtagtttttatccaatttgtctgaaattggaaatctagaggtattataggaccattacaaggcgtgccgaagatggtcattatcggacgaagttttgatatagcccccttttagaccgatgttacgagtttacttcttggacttctacaatccgtagtttttatccaatttgcctgaaattgaaaatctggaggtattctaggaccattaagaggtgtgccgaatatattgtgtatcggtccagtttttgatatagtccccttataaaccggccctccgttttggggtctatatactagaactacaatagatgggctgaatactgtacgtatccttccatgtttttggcgtagccccattagtccgattggaccaaaatagacccaaaaaattattgaagttggtccgatggtcagaccaaatggaatttttctgcagaaataacatttggacaaaaatttctatagaaataaaattttaacaaaattttcatagaaataaaattttaacaaatttttcatagaaataaaattttaacaaaattttgtatagaaataagctacttaaaaaattttgggatacaatattatgcaaaaattttgtacaaattttaagaaaaaataaaattttgcgataactttctatagaaaaagatttctgctaaatatgtaatagaaataaaattttggctaaattttttacagaaattaaattttggctaaattttcaatagaattaaactttggctacattttctatagaaattaaattttggctaaattgaaattttggctaaaatgaaatctattgaaataaaatttggaccaaattttctatagaaataaaatatggacaaaattttcgatagaaatagaatgaggtcaaaattttatatagaaataaaattttgaaaaaattttctttcgaaggaaaattttagaaaaattgtaacttttaaattatattaatttaaattagaaaactggtcccctggtacgaattttggaaaaatttggtccaaaataaaaattcgttgttgcaacgctggtaaggcctccatatagaccgatttcagatattgagggtacagaaggtgcatttaccataaatctaaatttgccagatattacttctcgtaatcataaaacagttggtgtactatagattttagatttcaaatcaaggtattttttcttaattttcttgcacatttacaggatatgtttatgattcctttaaaactcaaacaaaaatagttcttataaatccggaatctgataggtaaaatctttgcatttattttcgggatgcgaactggttaaactgatctgtcatcaaacccccatgaaattttctaaggaaattagtatatttcattcatggtggtggatatttatgattcggcccggacgaacttattgctgtatgtacttgttttattttttattttctatagaaataaatgttgacatagttttctatagaaaaactatttctatagtaataatatttcgaataatttttttatagaaattaaattttgacaaaacattccatacaaatacaatagtgacaaaattttctataaaaaacagttttgacaattttttctgtcatatgtgtgtaggtatatagccttaaaataaaattaaaaacaataaattcgaattattgttcgaattatttcaaataaattgatatggggattcaaatggatcgatccagcccatttgctagtctaacattctaggaaacataaaatgatagccgtaattggaagttgattttcatttccaatcatggtgtacattgatcgaatgcataacgcattggaaactaatttgcgtaaaaacttttttagttacaaaaatgtgaagtgttttaaaaaatttggtttagccggagtcggagtcgagcaaaatttttacgactccgactccgactccgactccagccaaatcttcagactccgactccaagactccgactccgactccacagccctgcttaatacacagaaaaaaatttcacgaaaaattttccaattaaaattttaattgagttttaaaaaatattcaattaaacatttaattgaatcaacaaattttttaattgaaacaaaaatcaatcacaaaaattaatagtatcaattaattttttaattggatcaattaattttttaattgaccttcaattaattttttaattgatactatcatttctgtgattgaagacattgcaattaaaaaattaattgaatttcgtgattgaatcagaaaaaattttttttgtgtgtatgggtgCTTAGCCAAAGGTAATTTTTATCCGGCCGTAAAAAGATAcccaggaaaaaaaattgtaccaactttacacaactttaaaagcacttcctaaaatgtccttccaaagatgttatttttcaactacacaggaagttcttttacttcaattttttacaactctcattttcacatttttaataggtaattttaccttttttggTTACAAatgggttaggtggcagcccgacgtatcaggctaacttagactattcagtccattgtgaaaccacagtggtgaacttttctcttatcacagagtgctgcccaattccatgttaaactcaatgacaagtgatctccttttttagccgagtccgaagggtgttccacattgcagtgaaaccacttagagagctTGAAACActaagaaatgtcactagcattactgcacacaaaaaaattataattcaattacgaaattaattgatccaattaattttttaattgaaatgccttcaataaCAGaatgaaatgatagtatcaattaattaaaagttaattaaaacttagttgatccaattaacaaattaattgatactattaatttttgtaattgatttttgtttcaattaaataatttgttgaatcaattaaatttttaattgaatatatagaaaatttctatacaaaattttatttctatagaatttttttttaaattttatttctatagaattttatttttcaaaactttatttctatggaaaattttgtcaaaacttttatttctatagaattttttcaaaagtttatttctatagaaaattttgtgaaatttttacttctatagaaaatgttgtgaaaattttattactatataaaattttacttctataaaattttttttgaaaagtgcaattctatagaaaatgttctcaaaatgttatttatatttttcaaaattttaattttatagaaaacattgtgaacattttatgtctatacaaaattttatttctatagattttttttttcaaaactttatttctatcgaaaattttgtaaaatttttacttctatagaaaattttgtgaaaattttattattgtataaaattttatttctataaaaaatttttagaaaagtaaatttctatagaaaatcttctcaaaattttatttatatttttcaaaattttaattttatagaaaacattgtgaaaatgttatgcctatacaaaattttatttctatagaaaattttcataaaattttatttctatagaaaatttagccaatattttattgctacagaaaattttgtcaaatttttatttctatagaaaattttgtcaattttttttctatagaaaattttgtcaacattttttttcgttgttgtttttgatttcagcttaaacccatgcgttgactaaactacaagtgtagcttatccaacaaagaacaaaaccaagaataacaaaacaaaacgaatggaaaattttttatttctatacaagtttatttctatagaaaattttatcaaaattttacttctatagaaaatgttgtaaaatttttattactatataaaatttttttgaaaagtgccttttttcaaaattttatttacatttttcaaaattttaattctatagaaaatattgtgaaaattttatttttatagaaaattttgtcaaaattttatttcaataaaaaattttgacaaaattttatttctatagaaaattttgtgaaaaatttatttctatagaaaattttgtaaaattttatttctttagaaaactttcttaaaaatttatttttgtcaaaattttatttctatagaaaatattgtcaaaattttatttctatagaaaattttgtcaaaattttagtactatagaaaattgtgtcaaaattttatttctatagtaaattttgtcaaaatgttatttctatataaaattttgttaaaattttatttctatcaaaaattttatcaaaattttattcctatagaaaattttgtcaaaattgtatttctctagaaaaatttttcaaaattttatttctatacaaaattttatttctgtagaaaaaattgtcaaaattttatttcaatagaaaatgttgtcaaaatatctatagaaaattttgtcataattttattcctatagaaaattttgtcaaaattttatttctctagaaaaatttttcaaaattttatttctatagaaaattttatcaaaatttatttctataaaaaaattttgtcaaaattttatatctatgggagattttttaaaattttatatctatagaaaaccttgttgaacttttattttaatgcaaaattttgtcgaaattatatttctatagaaatttttgtcaaaatttaatttatttctatagaaagttctatCAAAGTTTTGGCATAAgctggctatcatgcaaaaccttttttcggaaggttcattgttggatttaatgaactgcctgaatttattctgataattggttgatagttttgctgcaagtagaggatgctgatgaggaatgtggtaattccgaaacgtccatccaaccatcttgcagtctatagggctttgcccaaataaatttgacaaacattattttcctctgttggttaagctacacttgtagtttagtcaattcatggttttaagctgaaataaaaaaaaaacagcaaaatgcttaaagaacaaaaccaacaataacaaaacaaaacgaatgaaaaaatttttatttctatacaagtttatttctatagaaaattttgtcaaaattttacttctatagaaaatgttgtgaaaattttattactatataaatttttatttatataatttttttttttttttaaaagtgccattctatagaaatttttttcaaaattttaattttatagagaacattgtgaaaattttatttttatagaaaattttgtcaaaattttatttttatagaaaattttgtcaaaattttatttctatagaaaattttgtgaaaattttatttctatagaaaattttgtgaaaattttatttctatagaaaattttgtcaaaattttatttttttataaaattttcttaaaaatttattgctatagaaagttttgtcaaaactttattgccatagaaatttttctcaaaattttatttctatagaaatttttctgaaaattttatttgtaaaaaaaattttctccaaattttatttccatagaaaaatttgtcaaaattttatttctatagaaaattttctccaaattttatttctatagaaaaatttgtcaaaattttatttatatagataaatttcccaaaattttatttctatagaaaatttggccaaaattgtatttctatagaaatttcggtcaacattttattaatatatgaaattaaattacctcatggttggagaggaatgttctgaaaatctaccaaaacatccagaattctaccaatctaccaaaaagtaaaaaatctaaaatttttggtagaattttacgaaCTGTGGCAACTGTGTGTCCAATCGCGAAATATAAAGGGCAATACTCGTAGAAACGCaacaataaaatcgggagatcggttttgtgagcgatatatcaaaatgttttaagagacaaaatgttatctttggatggggaacatgtaacatgtttctggcaatcatattattttctcggaaataatGTTTATGACttcgataaaaaaaacatataagtgGCTACTTTTCTGAAGAATGtagcgttaggttaggttagatacaGTTGCAGACCgacatttcaggctcactttgactattcagtacattgtgatatcacagtggtgaacctctctcttatcactgagtgctgcccgattccatgttaagctcctttttatagccgagttcgaacggcgttccacattgcagtgaaaccatttagagaagctttaaaacactcagaaatgtcaccagcattactgaggttggataatccaccgctgaaaaactttttggtgtttgctcGAAACTGGGTTGGaatccacgaccctgtgtatgcaaggcgggcatgctaaccattgcaccacgatggctccctaaGTAGCGTTATTTCGATAGATAGAGGGACATCGTTATATAGTCTCACAATTTCTATCTGATAAAAAATAACAGTCGAAAATCTTTATTTCCTTGTCTTACATAGAAAATGGTAAACTTGGTTGTGAGtgcaaaaagtcaaaatttgattattttgtcGCAAAAGACACCTCCTTTAGCTTGCTGCTAATAGAGCACTAAGTGAAGATATGTTTCAAGGTTCACACATTATTCATTTTGACCAAGTGGAAATACAATCTGATTTTGCTAATATCCCCATTCTCGAATTCACCATAGTTGGAAAAATGCATATATCCCCTCAGTCTCCACCCATGTACTTACCACATTCGGCGCTATATTTATGGGATCCATTCTGCTCCATTGATGTTCGAAACTACTGTTATAAGGCGGTGTATCGTAGGAAACATTACGGAATTCCGCTGTAAAACTACGTACCGGATAGCCACCGGAATTGGTTTTATTGAAACGCCACACAAGGAAACCCAAAATTGTTGAGGCCTTAAAATACAACTGTGAAACGGGGCCAGGTGGGGTACGAACGGTAAGATTGATTTTTTGAAATGCTTGAAATTCTTGTattacatcatcatcatcattccgCTCCTCGCCAATGGCCACCTCACCGGAATGAGGAAGCAGTGAGGATGATGAGGTGGGAGAGGTGGTGgtcatggtggtggtggtagttATATATTGGATAGATGTATTGCTATCACTAAGGCTACTACTACTGCTGCTGCTGGAAGTTGTGTTGCTACTACTGCTATTGCTGGAGGCTTTGGTGGTGTTAACGAAGTTATTTGAAGAACTGACACTTGTTGCTAGTGTCTCTGTTTTATTTGTGCTACTATTGTTGGCTGCTGAAGCTGATACAGGCAATGATGATGATAAGTCGGAATTGGTGGCTTCACTAACTGTTTTCGTAATGGTGGAGGATGTGGATGACGATTGTGATGATACACTGCTTGTATCATCCTTAGGCATTGGAAGCATTGAGGTAGTTGAAGCATTTTTGGTTTTCTCTTCGACAGGCTCACCCATAGTCATCACTGTCGCTTCATCGTTTTTTGTCACTTCTTCATCttgacttttttcttctttgtgtCCGCTGTGAAGCTCAACGGACGACTCATGGTCATCACTTTTACTTGGGCTGCTAGGTAAGCTTTTACGTGGTGTTACAGCggcaaaacaaatatatactccTCTATCGGATGCCGAAACGTTTGTAAGGATTAAATATTTACCCGTCTGCAAAATAGAACGAAAAGAAAGAGATGAAAGCCACAATGAAATGGAAGTCAATCGATTTCATTTATTTGCAAGTGAACTGCATGACAAAAGGAATTGGCTTAATTAGAAGAGAAGAGAAGacaggcaaaaaaaaattgatatgaaGATTATTCGGAATTACAATATGTGGTGCTAATGAAATTTGAGAAAGAGC
It includes:
- the LOC142229180 gene encoding uncharacterized protein LOC142229180 isoform X4, whose product is MSNSVVTLSSFNLLFLTQVLTVLTSTIKYNEYVTDKGENISIPCIADGNIMWVKENGSNNNTIIQTGKYLILTNVSASDRGVYICFAAVTPRKSLPSSPSKSDDHESSVELHSGHKEEKSQDEEVTKNDEATVMTMGEPVEEKTKNASTTSMLPMPKDDTSSVSSQSSSTSSTITKTVSEATNSDLSSSLPVSASAANNSSTNKTETLATSVSSSNNFVNTTKASSNSSSSNTTSSSSSSSSLSDSNTSIQYITTTTTMTTTSPTSSSSLLPHSGEVAIGEERNDDDDVIQEFQAFQKINLTVRTPPGPVSQLYFKASTILGFLVWRFNKTNSGGYPVRSFTAEFRNVSYDTPPYNSSFEHQWSRMDPINIAPNVRQMEVYRLEPNTTYEFRMWANNHLGSGEVVTTNVTTLPETKEEGTHTMKPKLF
- the LOC142229180 gene encoding uncharacterized protein LOC142229180 isoform X3 → MSNSVVTLSSFNLLFLTQVLTVLTSTIKYNEYVTDKGENISIPCIADGNIMWVKENGSNNNTIIQTGKYLILTNVSASDRGVYICFAAVTPRKSLPSSPSKSDDHESSVELHSGHKEEKSQDEEVTKNDEATVMTMGEPVEEKTKNASTTSMLPMPKDDTSSVSSQSSSTSSTITKTVSEATNSDLSSSLPVSASAANNSSTNKTETLATSVSSSNNFVNTTKASSNSSSSNTTSSSSSSSSLSDSNTSIQYITTTTTMTTTSPTSSSSLLPHSGEVAIGEERNDDDDVIQEFQAFQKINLTVRTPPGPVSQLYFKASTILGFLVWRFNKTNSGGYPVRSFTAEFRNVSYDTPPYNSSFEHQWSRMDPINIAPNVRQMEVYRLEPNTTYEFRMWANNHLGSGEVVTTNVTTLPETKEEEFENGWDSIELIPNIILNPGFSETDDGQSPPITAIPLPTFSRTIVFGDDSDSCESESDHEPRMEKFKRTHTMKPKLF
- the LOC142229180 gene encoding uncharacterized protein LOC142229180 isoform X2, encoding MSNSVVTLSSFNLLFLTQVLTVLTSTIKYNEYVTDKGENISIPCIADGNIMWVKENGSNNNTIIQTGKYLILTNVSASDRGVYICFAAVTPRKSLPSSPSKSDDHESSVELHSGHKEEKSQDEEVTKNDEATVMTMGEPVEEKTKNASTTSMLPMPKDDTSSVSSQSSSTSSTITKTVSEATNSDLSSSLPVSASAANNSSTNKTETLATSVSSSNNFVNTTKASSNSSSSNTTSSSSSSSSLSDSNTSIQYITTTTTMTTTSPTSSSSLLPHSGEVAIGEERNDDDDVIQEFQAFQKINLTVRTPPGPVSQLYFKASTILGFLVWRFNKTNSGGYPVRSFTAEFRNVSYDTPPYNSSFEHQWSRMDPINIAPNVRQMEVYRLEPNTTYEFRMWANNHLGSGEVVTTNVTTLPETKEEEFENGWDSIELIPNIILNPGFSETDDGQSPPITAIPLPTFSRTIVFGDDSDSCESESDHEPRMEKFKRKLSVFFTDPTIKRI